From the genome of Chloroflexota bacterium, one region includes:
- a CDS encoding alpha/beta fold hydrolase encodes MSLSILGALTALLTSSVLLAVVFPVIAEGWATRPPFPPTSSLNPLTAFGLTYYEVAFQAADGLTLRGWLTPAKSRDAPAIIYAHGAGQDQRSGLSLVPALHQAGYTVLLFSYRGHGHSDSDGCGITYGYRESQDIDSAARFLRQTKQVCQIGVIGYSIGASSALLSAARNFDIQAVVAVAPFASPLDVWAANRPSFLPHFVLDWIRRVVEWHKDISLAAIDLTQLISHIAPRPLLLVHGSSDERIPLAQVKRLFAAAGQPKTLWLIEGETHGSIRSHGLEANIAEIIHFFDEAFSLESVRGG; translated from the coding sequence ATGTCCCTAAGCATTCTTGGGGCATTAACCGCACTGCTGACCAGTAGCGTTTTGTTAGCAGTGGTCTTTCCTGTGATTGCAGAAGGTTGGGCGACGCGCCCGCCGTTTCCACCGACCTCTAGCTTAAATCCGCTCACGGCCTTTGGGTTGACTTACTATGAAGTGGCTTTCCAGGCAGCCGATGGATTGACTTTGCGCGGTTGGTTGACCCCCGCCAAGTCGCGCGATGCGCCGGCAATCATATATGCTCATGGGGCAGGGCAGGATCAACGATCGGGGCTTTCACTTGTACCGGCTCTGCATCAGGCAGGTTATACGGTGTTGCTGTTTAGCTACCGCGGCCATGGTCATAGCGACAGTGATGGATGTGGCATCACGTACGGCTATCGGGAAAGCCAGGATATAGACAGCGCGGCGCGTTTCCTGCGTCAGACAAAACAAGTATGTCAGATTGGAGTGATTGGATACTCGATTGGTGCGAGCAGTGCGCTGTTGAGTGCAGCCCGCAATTTTGACATCCAGGCTGTAGTTGCGGTGGCGCCATTTGCCAGCCCCTTGGACGTGTGGGCAGCCAATCGGCCGTCGTTTCTGCCCCACTTTGTGCTGGATTGGATACGCAGAGTAGTGGAATGGCACAAGGACATCTCCTTGGCTGCGATAGACCTGACGCAGCTCATCTCCCATATCGCGCCACGTCCGCTCTTGTTGGTTCATGGCAGCAGCGATGAACGCATTCCACTTGCGCAAGTAAAGCGGTTATTTGCCGCCGCTGGTCAGCCCAAGACCTTGTGGCTTATCGAGGGCGAAACACACGGCTCCATTCGTTCTCACGGCTTGGAGGCGAACATCGCGGAGATCATCCACTTCTTCGATGAGGCATTCTCTCTAGAGAGTGTTCGAGGTGGGTGA